The window CTCGCATTCTGTATTGACGAACCAGCCGTTCAAGGACGTCATCCGCGACGACGAGCGCGTTCCCATCCCGGACCTCCCTCACCCGTTGTTACTAGCACGATCTGAGCTCCCCGACTTCCTTGTCCAGGATACTGTCTTCGGTAGCCTCATGGAAGAAGCCCGCGAAGCCGACAAAGCAAGCCTCGGCATTATCATCAACAGCTTTACCGAGTTTGAGGGGATCTACCTCGATTACTTCCATCAGATGTTGAGCATCAAGATCTGGTTCGTGGGCCCTGTCGCCCTGATGGATTCTGAATCCGGCGGCCTCGGGGTCCGAGGCGACAACGTCGACCCTGTCGCCGTCGCGAACAGAGGACGTTGCCTCTCGTGGCTCAGCGAGCAAGAGCCGAGTTCGGTAGTGTACTCCTGCTTCGGTAGCTGGAGCCAGTTCACTGGCGCGCAACTCAGGGAGATGGCGCTTGGGCTAGAGGCTTCCGGCCACCCGTTCTTGTGGGTGGTGCGCGAGGCGGACGGGGCCGAATGGATGCCGCATGGGTTCGAGCAGCGGGTGAAGGGGCGCAGGCTTGTTCTTTGGGGGTGGGTCCCGCAGGTAGAGCTGCTTAGCCACACCGCCGTCGGCGCCTTCGTGACGCACTGCGGGTGGAACTCGATTCTGGAGGGCGTCTCCTCCGGGTTGCCGATGGTGACGTGGCCGATCGGGACGGAGCAGTTTATAAACGAAAAGCTGGTGGTGGAGCGATTCCGTGTGGGCGTCAAAGCGTCAAATAGCATAAGGAGCGCGACGGATCCAAATCGGACGATCGTGAGAGCAGCGGAGCTGGCAAGGGCGATAGGGAGCATCATGGACGCCGTCCATGGGTTGGCGGCCGAGGGAACGAGAAGGCGGGCGAGGGAGCTCGCGGAGAAGGCGAGAGCGGCGGTAGACAAGGGCGGTTCGTCCGACAAGGGTTTGAACAATTTGATAGAGGATATATACGTCTGGCACGAAAACAAGAGGTCCGCTGCCGGAAAGGCTGTCGACAGCTCGATTTAGCTACAGTGTGCTCTAGGTTGACTTGTGTCGGAAAGGCTGTCGACAGCTCGATTTAGCTACAGTGTGATCTAGGTTGACTTGTGTTGCTTTTTGTTGACTATGTGTTCTGCTTTCTGAATAATTGCATGGCATCCCCTAGTAGTTTTATGTATTAGTATTTACTAGTATTTCTCTCATATATTCCTTCTCATTTTCAGAAGCCAGTTCTCAAATATTATTATAATGGCGCAAATTGGACTGCACGTTTttcaaattatattataatatctTTATGTTGTAAGTGGTaacttaatataaaattattactAATTTTATAATGCATGGTACATCGAATTACTAGTTGTGAAACACAAGCCGCTTCTCTTATTGTGTTTTTCCATCTTTAGCATTTTACCGAATCATgtggtaaaattttaaaattattaaatcatttcagattaaatcacatgtttattttttattttatccttaTCAATCAAATAATACTTTAGCCATTAAAATCGATTTAactttatatcaaaatattaaaattttaaataaatcaattaaatcatccactaattttttatttttttaatcaaaattaattttaggtAAAATAAGTTAATAGACTAAATGATCTCATATTAATATAAAACTAGTTGTTATGTGTTCGTCTATCTCTTTTGATTATATATGTCCTCAAATATAAATTTGACTTTTAGTATATCAGCCGATTTTACGTAAAACCGGATAATTGACCTAATGCCtttggattgatatgaaactactTTCTATGTATTCCTCTACTGAACATACTCTCAAATACCAATTTGatacaatatattgagagcaataattttttgaatatgaatatatttgaaaattttaatttgtgttcaaaaaattcagttgatggaccaaacgatcttagattgacataaaattagaTTTTTGTGTTCagctagttctcctaattatattcataacctcaaatatcaatttggtctaatatattgagagtaatatttttttaaacacgaattaaacttttcaaatatattcatgttcaaaaaattattactctcaatatattgaatcaaattgaGATTTAAGGGCAtcgatataatcaagagaggtagacaaatacataggaactagtttcatattaatcTGAGGTTATTTGGTCCATTAGTAGGCCTAAAACCAGATGATGGACCaaactgttgggaccttgacgtccgctagagggggtgaatagcgtctcacccaaaacgtcacttcctacacttgttagtacgcagaggaaaataaaatacaaactaacaagaaaaaaatctaaacccTATAAACAATAAGGAAGGAAAATAAACCAAAACAAACTATAACATAAGAcgttacgtggttcggagattagagctcctactccatagctgtccgtaaggtggacgatcccgattcgtcggtggatgactccccggaaacctccggctagctcaaacctccttctcggtggaaaaacctcaccacaaccttgatccaaatactcttagatcacaagaagagcttagaggctttggaagactactaataggggttaaccacctctatttcgtcaaccatgcccatgcacctcgagctctattaaatagagctcgagaggaaaacattAAGCTGTTTTcctgctaccagtcgactggtgtatgcaccagttgactggtcctttaagtgaagctaACCGTTACCCAACAgtcgactaccagtcgactgctacagtgtactagtcgactgctacagtactactacagtgtcACAACAATAATGCTACAGTGTCGTTATAGTACTACTTTAGTAAATCCTAAAACCGTAGGATTTTGtcccgagtacaatcactcagcactcgtcctttcctgaccaacctagacctagccttctagtctcctccatcagccttgcgtccctcggatgtctctccatccttcacgtcttgccttctggagtttccttcggccttgtccttattgtcgggtcttcctttgccaagaggctcctcacctctgagacttcatccattgccaagtcacacttggacttacgttgccaagactacatccttggacttacaccgctaagactcatcattggacttttctcctctgtCAAGATTACACTtcgacttttcttgttgtacctatatcctgcacactcacaatgtatatcaaatacaacaataaacctaacttaaaactttgcccaaacatcaaaacctagggcacttagattgctccaacacaaacGATCTCGGAGTGACATGAAACTaattcctatgtgttcgtctacctctcttaattatattcatgccctcaaatctCAATTTGTCTTAGtatattaagagcaataattttttgaacgcgaatatatttgaaaattttaatttatgttaaaaaattattggttttaatatattgagtcaaattaatatttgaggatatggatataatcaggagaattagctgaacacataggatctagttttatgtcaatccgaAATAGTTTGATCTATCAACTTATTTTTTaatacaaattaaattttttaaatatatttatgttaaaaaatGTTATCAATATATTAAGTCGATATTTAAATGCATAGAATAATTAGAAGAGGTAGAAGAATATATAGGAACTAGTTTAATATCAATCCGAAATTATTTGATCAATTAATTGATTTTAGATAAAATCGACTGATGTACCAAAtgtaaaattgatatttaaggacatgaatataatcaagagagatagataaatatataaaaattaattttatatcaattcaagattgtttgatttattaattattttttttaaaattaactttgattaaacattaaaataaatcctAATTCATACAATTCTGACGTTTGAACGTAGCGCCAAATAGATTTAGCTGTCTAAAATATCGACTACgtaatttgataatttaaaactATCGTATATGACTTACATATCAGTTCCATCTTTGGATTCGTTTGTTTCCATTATTGAGCTAATTATTGTACGGCCGATGGGCCAGCGTTCAGACTCAGGACAACATTTGATGCAGAAATACAGAATCTATACAAG is drawn from Zingiber officinale cultivar Zhangliang chromosome 1B, Zo_v1.1, whole genome shotgun sequence and contains these coding sequences:
- the LOC122048310 gene encoding scopoletin glucosyltransferase-like; this translates as MDIEECFHRLPSRLRLAMSSVAETDAADRRPLRLFFIPYFASGHLIPLVDIARVLSSRGVDSTILATPCNAALVRATVDAAADAGLRIQLLEYPFPSAESGLPPGVENISALPPAECHKIDSAIAFTRPTLEHLLGLHHPDAVVADSHFPWTIDIARKLGIPRITFGAVGTLAYCVSHSVLTNQPFKDVIRDDERVPIPDLPHPLLLARSELPDFLVQDTVFGSLMEEAREADKASLGIIINSFTEFEGIYLDYFHQMLSIKIWFVGPVALMDSESGGLGVRGDNVDPVAVANRGRCLSWLSEQEPSSVVYSCFGSWSQFTGAQLREMALGLEASGHPFLWVVREADGAEWMPHGFEQRVKGRRLVLWGWVPQVELLSHTAVGAFVTHCGWNSILEGVSSGLPMVTWPIGTEQFINEKLVVERFRVGVKASNSIRSATDPNRTIVRAAELARAIGSIMDAVHGLAAEGTRRRARELAEKARAAVDKGGSSDKGLNNLIEDIYVWHENKRSAAGKAVDSSI